From the genome of Geoglobus ahangari, one region includes:
- a CDS encoding PPC domain-containing protein codes for MWKSAIIVLVTLIMLGSTATATVVNNENMYWNEIPKDSLRKISELYGKGRSVKEIAEELVIPLEIVEKYLRGEYSINAANTVSTVTETSDKVVKSNKSEKSTVIGGAKTAGSQTIDFTTVGVEEYGNVTVPKEYVKKVGEKIEITVNSTSGKLITPVIERLPSVKWTTVKTPYGLIQTPAGTLERLGKENFMNIQKKFFTAFREIKEKESGVKNIETKKLDSYGLPVTTVTVKSSTFVGEWASFYRKDNSQKPYWISGKIDPAPPYNTGQSFTSYHEREVYLGYGTGDTVEFISHHLQDGKRNIWVAVYDNDTWMTNFTLYIQNVSGPVEYYFYIDETGRKYHMWLVYGEITRYNYYDDSDDFSSYINCFMGSTELYYDSLSKAFDLFTEIQDDWTKVGDKWYRPAEIFEFKQYSEEKPYVEINATWNSDGITRTEHETKYPEPGIILKSESGTLSSSGETYTFSVYVSTQSNVTVVMAGNENADFDLYAKWGSPPTTSDYDAHGYSVTSLEYFTLEGSGTLYIMVRSYSGSGHWKAWAISGFPKVDSGRKTGSLSGGGDTEAYSTTPSFGKGYAFCSGPDDSDFDLYLKWNSQPTTTDYDAYGYSSWSQEVAGPAEGSGKVYFMVRSFAGSGEYTVLGLIF; via the coding sequence GTGTGGAAGAGCGCCATAATAGTGTTGGTAACTTTGATTATGCTCGGAAGCACTGCAACAGCAACAGTCGTAAATAACGAAAATATGTACTGGAATGAGATTCCAAAGGATTCGCTTAGGAAAATTTCTGAACTTTACGGAAAGGGTCGGAGTGTTAAAGAAATTGCTGAAGAACTCGTTATTCCACTAGAAATTGTTGAAAAATATCTTAGAGGGGAGTACTCCATAAATGCAGCAAATACTGTATCTACTGTAACTGAAACTAGTGATAAAGTCGTCAAATCCAATAAAAGTGAAAAGAGTACAGTTATTGGAGGTGCAAAAACAGCTGGATCCCAAACTATCGATTTTACAACCGTTGGTGTGGAGGAATATGGCAATGTTACCGTTCCGAAGGAATATGTGAAGAAAGTAGGAGAAAAGATAGAGATCACAGTAAACTCCACTTCTGGAAAGTTAATAACACCTGTAATAGAAAGACTGCCCTCAGTAAAATGGACTACTGTAAAAACACCTTATGGACTTATACAAACACCAGCTGGAACTTTAGAAAGATTGGGTAAAGAAAATTTCATGAATATTCAGAAGAAGTTCTTTACTGCCTTCCGAGAAATCAAAGAAAAAGAGTCGGGTGTAAAAAATATTGAAACCAAAAAACTAGACTCGTATGGGCTCCCAGTCACAACTGTAACCGTGAAATCCAGCACTTTTGTCGGCGAGTGGGCAAGCTTTTATCGAAAAGATAACTCTCAAAAACCATACTGGATTTCTGGAAAAATTGATCCCGCACCGCCTTACAACACTGGTCAGAGTTTTACAAGCTACCACGAAAGAGAAGTATATCTTGGTTACGGTACTGGAGATACTGTAGAATTCATAAGCCACCATTTACAAGATGGGAAAAGGAACATATGGGTCGCAGTCTACGATAATGATACGTGGATGACGAATTTCACTTTGTATATCCAGAACGTGAGCGGTCCAGTCGAGTATTATTTTTACATAGATGAAACTGGCAGAAAATACCACATGTGGTTGGTATACGGAGAAATAACGAGGTATAACTACTACGACGATTCAGACGATTTCAGTAGTTACATAAACTGTTTTATGGGCTCAACAGAGCTTTATTACGACAGTTTAAGTAAGGCTTTCGATCTATTCACTGAAATACAAGATGACTGGACAAAAGTAGGCGACAAGTGGTATCGTCCTGCTGAAATCTTTGAATTCAAACAATACTCGGAAGAGAAACCGTACGTTGAGATTAACGCAACGTGGAATAGCGATGGGATAACGCGCACAGAGCACGAAACAAAATACCCAGAACCAGGGATTATACTTAAGAGTGAGAGCGGTACACTTTCCAGCAGTGGCGAAACTTATACTTTCTCAGTTTACGTATCTACCCAGTCGAATGTTACAGTTGTCATGGCAGGCAATGAAAACGCTGATTTCGATTTATATGCAAAGTGGGGCTCACCACCTACAACGAGCGATTACGATGCACACGGATACTCGGTAACGTCTTTGGAGTACTTTACGCTTGAGGGTTCTGGAACACTGTATATAATGGTACGTTCATACAGTGGTAGTGGCCATTGGAAAGCTTGGGCGATATCTGGATTTCCCAAAGTGGATAGTGGCAGAAAAACTGGTAGTCTGTCTGGTGGAGGAGACACAGAAGCGTACTCCACAACTCCGAGTTTTGGCAAGGGATACGCCTTCTGTTCTGGTCCTGACGATAGCGATTTTGACCTCTACCTCAAGTGGAACTCCCAACCTACCACCACAGATTACGACGCCTACGGCTATTCTTCTTGGTCACAAGAAGTTGCTGGACCAGCTGAGGGGTCCGGAAAAGTGTATTTCATGGTGAGGTCTTTCGCAGGCAGTGGTGAATATACAGTACTTGGCCTAATTTTTTAA
- a CDS encoding PRC-barrel domain-containing protein, which yields MIGEVSSILGLRVYTDEGRYVGRIADLSIDIDTRQVKGIAVVDVNRMLIDTRANGVIIPYRLVKAVGDIVIIKDVFKRMERKKEQTEET from the coding sequence ATGATCGGAGAAGTCTCATCGATTCTCGGACTTAGGGTTTACACCGATGAGGGAAGATACGTTGGCAGGATAGCCGACCTCTCCATAGACATAGACACGAGGCAGGTTAAGGGAATAGCGGTTGTTGATGTTAACAGGATGCTGATAGACACGAGGGCGAATGGCGTGATAATTCCCTACAGGCTCGTGAAGGCCGTCGGGGACATCGTGATAATCAAGGACGTGTTCAAGAGGATGGAGAGGAAGAAGGAGCAGACCGAGGAGACCTGA
- a CDS encoding zinc metalloprotease, translated as MVSMKPASIASAVLSAVLIGIIAVSALNIGEELKPPEKLTKEELTMLYDKYNVTENDIKFAKGELPHYLAGTALDGKVITMGKVKVENGRTAVEDWVDPELYKWALKNGYRIINATKWFEIEEKAREEYMRKYGVDPQNPKVEIVDGVPLPVEYVRKLVERGILKPSDGGAMATSVATGPWAKNDVLYLWIFEAIDQKHKPIEAYLQDTVNAYSRFYQFNPGTLYYYHITDYWDASDVSSDISEDLLDDLAQDTDWWRGEYNDRDPVNDIVIGWVKYADRNGMAKTNGFFSIGATQAAGVDWQHDSIAQHEISHNFNANDAGMWPWEHPECIMNYYYAGGRNRCVVQ; from the coding sequence GTGGTAAGTATGAAACCTGCTTCAATTGCCTCAGCAGTTTTAAGCGCAGTCCTCATAGGCATAATAGCGGTTTCAGCACTAAACATTGGTGAAGAACTGAAACCCCCAGAAAAGCTCACGAAAGAAGAGTTGACAATGTTGTACGACAAGTACAATGTAACAGAAAACGACATAAAATTCGCAAAAGGAGAGCTGCCCCATTACCTCGCCGGAACTGCTCTTGATGGCAAGGTCATTACCATGGGAAAAGTGAAGGTGGAGAACGGAAGAACTGCTGTAGAGGATTGGGTTGATCCAGAACTCTACAAATGGGCTTTGAAAAATGGATACAGGATAATAAATGCAACCAAATGGTTTGAAATAGAAGAAAAAGCCAGAGAGGAGTACATGAGAAAATACGGTGTCGACCCGCAAAATCCCAAGGTTGAGATTGTTGATGGCGTACCACTTCCAGTAGAGTATGTGAGAAAACTCGTAGAGAGAGGAATACTAAAACCATCAGATGGTGGGGCAATGGCTACATCTGTTGCCACAGGACCATGGGCAAAAAATGATGTGCTCTATTTATGGATTTTTGAGGCTATAGATCAAAAACATAAACCTATTGAAGCATATTTACAAGATACAGTCAATGCTTATTCGAGATTCTACCAGTTCAATCCTGGAACACTCTATTACTATCACATAACCGACTACTGGGACGCAAGCGATGTTTCATCAGACATTTCCGAAGACCTTTTAGACGACCTTGCACAGGATACGGACTGGTGGAGAGGAGAATACAACGACAGAGATCCCGTGAACGACATAGTTATTGGTTGGGTAAAATACGCCGACCGCAACGGAATGGCAAAAACAAATGGCTTTTTCAGCATAGGTGCAACACAGGCAGCCGGAGTGGATTGGCAGCATGACAGCATCGCTCAACATGAAATCTCACACAACTTTAACGCCAATGATGCTGGGATGTGGCCATGGGAGCATCCCGAATGCATTATGAATTACTATTATGCTGGGGGCAGGAACAGATGTGTGGTGCAGTGA
- a CDS encoding ArsR/SmtB family transcription factor, whose product MDKQITGDSNFPERLDDVFYIEHLHSEKAKLLASEICNDTACRILKELYRNPLSITDLSERLNMPVSTVQYHVNKLMELGVIKIARKRLGRRMRDVKMYVYDKESIVFLSSMEKHEFERLLKMFVVHYVKRQLPAVLTISSLLGLVFGLAGSVAIRRFIESKFAVFRDNVAGGAGGVDVGHIFVIFFIVCFITAMANFVVIIFILKRN is encoded by the coding sequence ATGGATAAACAGATAACTGGAGATTCTAACTTTCCAGAGCGCTTAGACGACGTTTTTTATATTGAGCATCTGCATTCGGAAAAAGCTAAGCTACTCGCCTCGGAAATATGCAACGATACTGCTTGTAGAATACTAAAAGAGTTGTACAGGAATCCGTTGTCCATTACAGATTTGTCAGAGAGACTGAATATGCCCGTGTCAACCGTACAGTATCACGTCAACAAGCTGATGGAGCTTGGCGTGATTAAAATAGCCAGAAAAAGGCTTGGTAGAAGAATGAGGGATGTGAAAATGTATGTTTATGACAAAGAGAGCATAGTGTTTCTCTCATCAATGGAAAAGCACGAATTTGAACGTTTGCTGAAAATGTTTGTAGTGCATTATGTGAAAAGACAACTACCAGCAGTTTTGACGATATCTTCTTTGTTGGGGTTGGTTTTCGGTCTTGCTGGAAGCGTGGCAATCCGCAGGTTTATTGAAAGCAAATTTGCAGTTTTTCGAGACAATGTAGCCGGCGGTGCTGGTGGAGTTGATGTCGGACACATCTTCGTGATCTTTTTTATTGTGTGTTTTATCACTGCCATGGCCAATTTTGTGGTAATCATTTTCATTCTAAAACGGAATTAG
- a CDS encoding Mov34/MPN/PAD-1 family protein — MAKRVIVDENVEKFLQSVAENPGEVERCGLLVGRAGKDVEVVEAHEVENVKASAVEFELNPVEVLRVFERAEQSGLDVVGVWHTHPVGYAKPSGKDAMGASVFPGVWVIIARGEVRWYLAGEKGFEEAEVEVRSPRSAPSSSPSS; from the coding sequence ATGGCCAAACGCGTTATCGTGGATGAAAATGTGGAGAAGTTCCTGCAGAGCGTTGCAGAAAATCCCGGAGAAGTTGAGAGGTGCGGCCTGCTCGTCGGAAGGGCCGGGAAAGATGTCGAGGTTGTCGAGGCTCATGAGGTCGAGAACGTGAAGGCCTCGGCAGTAGAATTCGAGCTCAACCCGGTTGAGGTGCTTAGAGTTTTCGAGCGCGCCGAGCAATCAGGCCTCGATGTTGTGGGAGTGTGGCATACCCATCCAGTTGGCTATGCTAAACCATCCGGGAAGGATGCAATGGGGGCGAGCGTGTTTCCGGGGGTTTGGGTTATAATAGCGAGAGGGGAGGTCAGGTGGTACCTTGCAGGGGAAAAGGGTTTTGAGGAGGCAGAAGTGGAGGTCAGGTCTCCTCGGTCTGCTCCTTCTTCCTCTCCATCCTCTTGA
- a CDS encoding NAD(P)/FAD-dependent oxidoreductase, giving the protein MNKYDVIIIGAGPGGLFAAYKLAGKLSVAVFEMGRAIERRKCPSDLSESFCLKCDPCNVTAGVGGAGGLSDGKLNYVHPQFPESFTVGGDFLGLVDEDYLVEKMEEVDRIFLEHGAPDELYGDNVDELLALMRKANSAGIEFVPLRQRHVGSDELPKVIGSMQNYLTGNGIEIFTNTTVVDIKPDEKKVVTEDGKEYYYDYLIIGVGRGGAEWLEKWVRDYGFAVSKEAKAIDVGVRVEVPATIMDEITSIIYDPKLRITTKKHDDYMRTFCTCPRGWVIREDYGEFSLVNGHSKAKEKTNNSNFALLGHYVFTEPFDMPNEWGRDLAKITTKLGGGNPLVQRLKDLRLGRRSTEMRIKNNRLLKPTLKTAVPGDISLAYPGRVVDDIIDALEQLDKVIPGVADDSTLLYAPEIKFYSLKLEISPEMETNIPGIYAIGDGAGISRGIVGAAVTGLIAAESILRRVKK; this is encoded by the coding sequence ATGAACAAATATGACGTGATTATAATCGGAGCAGGACCCGGTGGGCTGTTCGCGGCTTACAAGCTTGCAGGAAAGCTCAGTGTCGCTGTTTTTGAGATGGGCAGGGCGATAGAGAGGAGAAAGTGTCCGAGCGATCTTTCAGAGAGCTTCTGCCTCAAGTGCGATCCCTGCAACGTCACCGCTGGAGTGGGAGGGGCTGGTGGCCTTTCAGACGGGAAGCTGAACTACGTCCATCCCCAGTTTCCGGAGAGCTTCACGGTTGGTGGAGACTTTCTCGGACTGGTGGATGAGGATTACCTTGTGGAGAAGATGGAGGAGGTTGACAGGATATTCCTCGAGCACGGCGCTCCTGATGAGCTTTACGGGGATAACGTGGACGAGCTTCTGGCTCTGATGAGGAAGGCGAACTCGGCCGGAATAGAGTTTGTGCCGCTCAGGCAGAGGCATGTTGGGAGTGACGAACTTCCGAAGGTCATAGGAAGCATGCAGAACTACCTCACCGGCAACGGGATCGAGATATTCACCAACACAACCGTGGTGGACATAAAGCCGGACGAGAAGAAGGTGGTAACCGAGGACGGGAAGGAGTACTATTACGATTACCTCATCATTGGCGTTGGAAGAGGGGGGGCTGAGTGGCTCGAGAAGTGGGTCAGGGACTACGGCTTTGCGGTGAGCAAGGAGGCGAAGGCAATAGATGTGGGAGTCAGAGTCGAAGTGCCGGCGACGATAATGGACGAGATAACGTCGATAATCTACGATCCAAAGCTCAGGATAACGACGAAGAAGCACGACGACTACATGCGTACCTTCTGCACCTGCCCGAGGGGGTGGGTGATAAGGGAGGACTACGGGGAGTTCAGCCTCGTAAACGGCCATAGCAAGGCGAAGGAGAAGACCAACAACAGCAACTTCGCCCTCCTCGGACACTACGTCTTCACCGAGCCGTTCGACATGCCAAACGAGTGGGGCAGGGATCTTGCTAAGATAACAACGAAGCTCGGCGGAGGAAATCCGCTCGTTCAGAGGCTCAAGGATTTGAGGCTCGGAAGGAGGAGCACGGAGATGAGGATAAAGAACAACAGACTCCTCAAGCCCACGCTCAAGACAGCGGTACCGGGAGACATAAGCTTGGCCTATCCGGGAAGGGTTGTTGACGACATCATTGACGCGCTCGAGCAGCTCGACAAGGTTATTCCTGGAGTTGCGGACGACTCAACCCTCCTCTATGCTCCGGAGATCAAGTTCTACTCGCTCAAGCTCGAGATAAGCCCCGAGATGGAGACAAACATCCCCGGCATTTACGCCATAGGAGACGGAGCGGGGATAAGCAGGGGAATAGTTGGTGCAGCGGTCACAGGGCTGATTGCTGCAGAGAGCATCCTCAGGAGGGTTAAGAAATGA
- a CDS encoding formate--phosphoribosylaminoimidazolecarboxamide ligase family protein, which translates to MIDEARKIAESYEDITIGIFGSHSAKETGMAAKAFGLKTVVVVQKGREKLYTKYNRHLFDEVILLDSFRDLVNEEVQETLIEMNTVFIPNRSFAVYVGYDAIEKEFRVPIYGNRYLLRAEERNYERGQYYLLEKAGLRYPKEFKSPEEIDRLVIVKVQQAKNPLERAFFYANSPEDYYRQAEKLLKEGVIDEEGLEKARIEEYVLGARFNANFHSYALKDVFGNFDFVGFSDRRQVNLQGFLNLPAREQLKIDVPVKNEEIGHFGVTMRESKQEMVYEAGERFIDACMREYPPGIIGMFGLQGAIAYSPEDETRLEFVIFDVSMRVPGDPAIGPTSPEMRNLSLKHGIRIEDPLDLTMMELKKALEAGRLSETVT; encoded by the coding sequence ATGATCGACGAGGCGAGGAAGATTGCTGAGAGCTACGAGGACATCACCATAGGCATCTTCGGCTCCCACTCTGCCAAGGAGACGGGAATGGCCGCAAAGGCATTCGGACTGAAGACGGTGGTTGTGGTCCAGAAGGGGAGGGAGAAGCTCTACACAAAGTACAACCGCCACCTGTTCGACGAGGTGATTCTGCTGGACAGCTTCAGGGATCTGGTCAACGAGGAGGTTCAGGAGACTCTCATCGAGATGAACACCGTCTTCATCCCCAACAGGAGCTTTGCGGTTTACGTTGGATATGACGCGATAGAAAAGGAGTTCAGGGTGCCCATTTACGGGAACAGGTACCTGCTGAGGGCTGAGGAGAGGAACTACGAGAGGGGACAGTACTATCTGCTGGAGAAGGCGGGTCTGAGGTATCCAAAGGAGTTCAAAAGCCCGGAGGAGATTGACAGGCTCGTCATAGTCAAGGTTCAGCAGGCCAAGAATCCGCTCGAGAGGGCGTTTTTCTACGCGAACTCTCCCGAAGACTACTACAGGCAGGCGGAGAAGCTCCTGAAGGAAGGCGTTATAGACGAGGAGGGGCTGGAGAAGGCGAGGATCGAGGAGTACGTCCTTGGAGCGAGATTCAACGCCAACTTCCACAGCTACGCTCTCAAGGACGTTTTCGGCAACTTCGACTTCGTTGGTTTCTCTGACAGAAGGCAGGTAAACCTGCAGGGCTTCCTGAATCTGCCAGCCAGAGAGCAGCTCAAGATAGACGTGCCGGTCAAGAACGAGGAGATCGGCCACTTTGGCGTCACGATGAGGGAGAGCAAGCAGGAGATGGTCTACGAGGCTGGAGAGAGGTTCATAGATGCGTGCATGAGGGAGTACCCTCCCGGGATAATCGGCATGTTCGGGCTGCAGGGGGCCATCGCGTACTCTCCTGAAGATGAGACAAGGCTGGAGTTCGTGATCTTCGACGTCTCAATGCGCGTCCCTGGAGATCCGGCAATAGGCCCCACGTCTCCTGAGATGAGGAACCTGAGCCTTAAGCACGGCATCAGGATTGAGGATCCGCTCGACCTGACGATGATGGAGCTTAAGAAAGCCCTCGAAGCGGGACGGCTGAGCGAAACGGTAACCTAA
- a CDS encoding heparan-alpha-glucosaminide N-acetyltransferase has product MSLKRDVQSLQTHPRYVEIDLVRGTALLMMLVSNFVTDLQFFLGFNQHEWFWRAFAYTTAGLFVAVSGVSMWVAHFKTKYYRRYLFRFAKLFGLGMLITLVTYLLLSEGTIYFGVLHFLGVASILVIPFYRLGWKNLLLVPVFFAGKLLLENVHSDNLLLLPLGITPVPFFTLDYFPVFPWFGVFLLGLGVGALVYPEGRRRMNLQLNSRIAHAVAGIGRHTLEIYLLHQPLFVGILLLATGGLPNLRLPW; this is encoded by the coding sequence GTGAGCCTGAAGAGAGACGTGCAGAGTTTGCAGACGCACCCGAGGTACGTGGAGATAGACCTTGTCAGGGGCACAGCACTGCTCATGATGCTGGTTTCCAACTTCGTAACAGACCTGCAGTTCTTCCTTGGATTCAATCAGCACGAGTGGTTCTGGAGGGCATTTGCCTACACGACCGCCGGGCTCTTCGTCGCCGTGTCTGGAGTTTCTATGTGGGTTGCCCACTTCAAAACGAAATACTACAGAAGGTACCTCTTCAGGTTTGCAAAGCTGTTCGGTCTCGGAATGTTGATAACCCTCGTAACCTACCTTCTGCTGAGTGAGGGAACAATATACTTCGGAGTCCTGCACTTTTTGGGAGTTGCGAGCATCCTCGTGATCCCGTTTTACAGGCTCGGATGGAAGAACCTGCTCCTCGTTCCAGTTTTCTTTGCGGGAAAGCTGCTCCTCGAGAACGTACACTCAGACAACCTCCTGCTACTTCCACTCGGCATAACTCCTGTTCCGTTTTTCACGCTCGACTACTTCCCGGTATTCCCGTGGTTCGGGGTGTTTCTGCTTGGACTTGGAGTTGGAGCACTCGTCTATCCTGAAGGTAGAAGAAGGATGAACCTTCAGCTGAATTCCAGAATCGCCCACGCAGTTGCAGGGATTGGGAGGCACACCCTCGAGATCTACCTACTACACCAGCCCTTGTTTGTGGGAATACTTCTTCTCGCAACTGGTGGGCTGCCCAACCTCAGGCTCCCGTGGTGA
- a CDS encoding UPF0179 family protein: MSDEVNKIITLCSKDWAVTGLEFTFLGGKEECESCKLRKVCLKLRVGSKYKIVGLRNGETHPCPIHDEGVVAVEVVELPILLAVDAKTAVEGAKITLNGRCARVDCSFFNLCNPAQILPNESVIIESVGESFECPNGRTMKVVEVRRAD, encoded by the coding sequence ATGAGCGATGAGGTTAACAAGATAATCACTCTCTGCAGCAAGGACTGGGCTGTTACTGGCCTCGAATTCACTTTCCTCGGTGGTAAAGAGGAATGCGAGTCCTGCAAGCTCAGAAAGGTGTGTCTCAAGCTCAGAGTTGGTTCGAAGTACAAAATTGTTGGCCTCAGAAACGGGGAGACGCACCCATGCCCCATACATGATGAAGGCGTAGTTGCTGTGGAGGTGGTGGAGCTCCCGATCCTGCTGGCAGTTGATGCAAAAACGGCCGTCGAGGGGGCAAAAATCACCCTGAACGGCAGGTGCGCGAGGGTGGACTGCAGCTTCTTCAACCTGTGCAACCCGGCTCAGATACTGCCCAACGAGAGCGTGATAATCGAGAGCGTGGGAGAGTCGTTTGAGTGCCCCAACGGAAGGACGATGAAGGTCGTGGAGGTGAGGAGGGCGGATTGA
- a CDS encoding tRNA sulfurtransferase, with protein sequence MPQRKDDEGRGGEEGGLTDNSAISLISGGIDSPVASYLMLRKGVRLSFLHFYKSESDLEKLKKLVSVLKDYGRVERVYVARHSDLFPKDFGRYNCVYCKILMLKTAEMLCEREDMQAIVMGDNLGQVASQTLDNMLAISKAVSYPIIRPLIGFDKEEIIAIARRIGTYDISTREQYSCPFLPKRPVTKAKVNEIDYSVEPEASVEVLEIL encoded by the coding sequence GTGCCCCAACGGAAGGACGATGAAGGTCGTGGAGGTGAGGAGGGCGGATTGACGGACAACTCCGCGATCTCGCTGATATCGGGAGGCATCGACTCCCCCGTCGCCTCCTACCTCATGCTCAGAAAGGGAGTCAGACTCAGCTTCCTCCATTTCTACAAGAGCGAGAGCGATCTCGAGAAGCTCAAAAAGCTCGTCAGTGTTCTGAAGGACTACGGCAGGGTTGAGAGAGTGTATGTGGCGAGGCACTCTGACCTCTTCCCGAAGGACTTCGGAAGGTACAACTGCGTGTACTGCAAGATACTCATGCTCAAAACTGCGGAGATGCTGTGCGAGAGAGAGGACATGCAGGCGATAGTCATGGGCGACAACCTCGGTCAGGTGGCATCCCAGACGCTCGACAACATGCTGGCGATCTCTAAGGCGGTCAGCTACCCCATCATCCGCCCCCTGATCGGGTTCGATAAAGAGGAGATCATCGCAATCGCCAGAAGAATTGGCACGTACGATATTTCAACCAGGGAGCAGTACTCCTGCCCATTTCTTCCGAAAAGGCCGGTTACCAAGGCGAAAGTGAACGAGATAGACTACTCAGTCGAGCCAGAGGCGAGTGTGGAGGTGCTTGAGATCCTCTGA
- a CDS encoding type II toxin-antitoxin system RelE family toxin, giving the protein MFSVSLHPDVVKFLDRLAEPDRKRCVDVLKKLKEDPFTPRSGVDIKKLKGEKRVMYRLRIGDYRFEYFVEGNSVYVVEAFKRSRGYRK; this is encoded by the coding sequence ATGTTTTCGGTCTCTCTTCATCCAGATGTTGTGAAGTTTCTCGATAGATTAGCTGAGCCGGATAGAAAAAGGTGTGTGGATGTTTTGAAGAAGCTAAAAGAGGATCCTTTTACTCCCCGCTCTGGCGTAGACATCAAAAAACTGAAAGGAGAGAAGAGGGTGATGTATCGGTTGAGAATTGGAGATTACAGGTTTGAATACTTTGTTGAAGGAAATTCCGTCTACGTTGTTGAAGCATTTAAGAGGAGCAGAGGGTATAGGAAATAA
- a CDS encoding DUF7557 family protein, whose amino-acid sequence MERFSKLVWAFIVAIENKLNSSFAKNGLMASITLREGTFRKLEKLRRNDEPIDEVIERLIESYEELQNYIEEKWEKVVKDRGKFITIDEYEGSRGL is encoded by the coding sequence ATGGAAAGATTTTCGAAATTGGTATGGGCATTTATTGTTGCCATTGAGAATAAATTAAATAGCTCTTTTGCGAAAAATGGTTTGATGGCCTCTATTACTCTCAGGGAGGGCACATTTAGAAAGCTCGAGAAGCTTAGGAGGAATGATGAACCAATAGATGAAGTTATTGAGAGGTTGATTGAGTCATACGAAGAACTCCAAAATTACATTGAAGAAAAATGGGAAAAGGTGGTTAAGGATAGGGGCAAATTCATTACCATAGATGAGTACGAGGGCTCGAGAGGACTCTGA
- a CDS encoding ArsR/SmtB family transcription factor: MKISLDREALLLLSSETRVEILKRLSDRRKTLSELSKEVGVSKSSVKEHLERLERAGLIRRVDEGRKWIYYEITPKGLKVVMPEKARRPAIELFASIAAFISGIVMLLLSFMSGTRVQKEAPAYEIVRTPTPEVAEKAVPQPTISPTPAPTPTPTPTPVPTATPTPTPVPTPTATPSPTPALMPTPAKTPAVEAAKALGGAEVMFYAAVALITISFILLLIHIKRRS; encoded by the coding sequence GTGAAAATCAGCCTTGATCGAGAGGCGCTTCTCCTGCTTTCGTCGGAAACGAGAGTGGAGATTCTGAAAAGGTTATCAGACAGAAGGAAAACCCTCAGCGAGCTTTCCAAGGAGGTCGGGGTGTCGAAGTCGTCTGTCAAGGAGCACCTCGAGCGCCTTGAGAGGGCTGGGCTGATAAGGAGGGTGGACGAGGGCAGAAAGTGGATATACTACGAGATCACGCCCAAGGGTCTGAAGGTCGTGATGCCGGAAAAGGCAAGGAGGCCGGCAATAGAGCTCTTCGCCTCCATAGCAGCTTTCATTTCTGGAATCGTCATGCTGCTGCTTTCGTTCATGAGCGGAACGAGGGTACAGAAGGAGGCTCCAGCCTACGAGATCGTCAGAACTCCCACACCAGAAGTGGCCGAGAAGGCTGTTCCCCAGCCGACAATCTCTCCAACTCCCGCACCAACGCCAACACCCACGCCCACACCCGTTCCAACGGCGACGCCCACTCCCACGCCGGTGCCAACCCCAACCGCCACACCGAGCCCAACACCGGCCTTAATGCCCACACCAGCTAAAACCCCTGCAGTTGAAGCTGCTAAGGCTCTGGGTGGCGCGGAGGTTATGTTCTACGCGGCAGTAGCCCTTATAACCATCTCGTTCATCTTGCTCCTGATACACATAAAAAGGAGGAGTTAG